The following are encoded together in the Acidobacteriota bacterium genome:
- a CDS encoding phage tail tape measure protein, giving the protein MANVSTFTANFEPFDRALKAAEPRLNAFEQTTKRVKASLQRMVSDVDGTKVVSQARTMAAAVDQVGGASKLTNAELARMRPTVEEAVAKLKRLGQEVPPEIAKLNTAIQRSRVDLEKLGSLAGSAGKALTVGLTLPIVGAGTAAIKMATDFNRSMANVASLIPGNTARVLELKRSVQDLAIETGKSTDDLSAGLYTVISAFGDSADSARVLEINAKAAAAGLATTTDAITLTSAVTKGYGDTSAEAVAQVSDLAFAAVRLGQTTFPELAQAIGRVVPLSAELTVSQQELFGVMATATGVTGRASEVSTQLRGVLQSLLAPTADMAKLYQALGVESGRALLEQRGLQGAIEAIVDTARQSDLPLQKFISSIEGQTLALALAGPQADTFTAKLAQMRGSAGETNRAFREQTEGVNAAGFQWDQFQQRVAVAAQRLGDRLVPAATKVLETLTPIGRKALELIDRFGELPAPIQKTATVAVAAFAAGGPLLLALSGTITAVHTLKNAITALYSVQVLGGLSSLASRILAVKSAALLVSGAGLVAGSGALLAGAIAYRATPAAPPPAAAYDFARESQGQRPTNIGGARGLIALDLQALQTLAREYQTVGRTAGVELGKAERATRQLLVATRQVVTAWTVPIAARPDTIGHLLFGRDLGSLNARFEKLFAQPSVTQGDLVGPAVRESVWRSLFGSPQQMGAALSSTVLQAVTGGGNVSRALGAGLGGQLASGVAQSLTREGGKLAGTALGGALGAALPVVGSLAGAAIGGLVNKFFGPSKGAIAGKQADADIKALQDRLLQTYGSIDNIRKIGGAAGAALADAWGSKNVQGLAHFQRLLANFEGTLAAVRTDIEALARTSAAGELVSPELLQRLLGQQDNADVQAALAAFQGSQRDAGVAGLGGFVAARAELGDLADTVLPLTERSALAAGAALAAFFEEFDSPVAALQAMGPSLASWQAQLDGAGLSGGAAFAHISAMASLATDEIGGPVTSAVLGLGQGMTSLHNLGLLNQDTYGGLTELMGTGFSSLTDKGFDVHQIMTLWRKPLQTAWELQQDFGFETDETTQSLIDQAESSGLIGDKFRPAADRMAAGIDKLVARLDEFLSRLTGGVTEEAQTAAGVLVDTFTNMRMPTVRVPVIFDVDDSPGSGGAVVHVPGAARGGIVARPTLLVAGEAGAEAIIPLDQLRSVVGAGAGDVYLDSEKVGRVIWREGATRFGAAGAW; this is encoded by the coding sequence GTGGCGAACGTCTCCACCTTCACCGCGAACTTCGAGCCCTTCGACCGGGCGCTCAAAGCCGCCGAGCCTCGGCTCAATGCCTTCGAGCAGACGACCAAGCGTGTCAAGGCGTCGCTGCAGCGCATGGTCTCGGACGTCGACGGGACCAAGGTCGTCAGCCAGGCCAGGACGATGGCGGCGGCGGTCGACCAGGTGGGCGGGGCGTCGAAGCTGACGAACGCGGAACTGGCGCGCATGCGGCCGACGGTGGAAGAAGCGGTCGCCAAACTCAAGCGGTTGGGACAGGAGGTCCCGCCGGAGATCGCGAAGCTGAACACGGCGATCCAGCGCAGTCGCGTGGATCTGGAGAAATTGGGGAGTCTCGCTGGATCCGCGGGAAAGGCGCTGACGGTGGGGCTGACGCTACCCATCGTGGGGGCGGGCACGGCCGCCATCAAGATGGCCACCGACTTCAACCGGTCGATGGCCAACGTGGCCAGCCTGATTCCCGGGAACACCGCGCGCGTTTTAGAGCTCAAGCGCTCCGTGCAGGACCTGGCGATCGAGACCGGGAAGAGCACCGACGATCTCTCGGCCGGCCTGTACACCGTCATTTCGGCGTTCGGTGACTCGGCCGACTCCGCGCGGGTCCTTGAGATCAACGCCAAGGCCGCGGCCGCGGGGCTCGCCACCACGACCGACGCCATCACCCTGACGAGCGCCGTCACGAAAGGCTACGGCGACACCTCCGCCGAGGCCGTCGCGCAGGTATCAGACCTCGCGTTCGCCGCCGTGCGCCTCGGGCAGACGACGTTCCCAGAATTGGCGCAGGCGATCGGCCGCGTCGTGCCGCTGTCGGCCGAGCTCACGGTCTCGCAGCAAGAGCTCTTCGGGGTGATGGCCACGGCCACGGGCGTGACCGGGCGGGCCTCTGAGGTCAGCACCCAACTGCGCGGCGTGCTGCAATCGCTGCTGGCGCCGACGGCCGACATGGCGAAGCTGTATCAGGCGTTGGGCGTCGAGTCCGGCCGGGCCCTGCTCGAGCAGCGCGGCCTGCAAGGCGCGATCGAGGCGATCGTCGACACGGCCCGGCAGTCCGACCTCCCCCTGCAGAAGTTCATCTCGTCGATCGAGGGCCAAACGCTGGCGCTGGCGTTGGCGGGACCACAGGCCGACACCTTCACCGCGAAGCTCGCGCAGATGAGGGGCTCGGCCGGTGAGACGAATCGCGCCTTCCGGGAGCAGACGGAAGGGGTCAACGCGGCCGGGTTCCAGTGGGACCAGTTTCAACAGCGCGTCGCGGTCGCGGCACAGCGCCTGGGGGACCGACTGGTCCCCGCGGCGACGAAGGTGCTCGAGACGTTGACCCCGATCGGGCGTAAAGCGCTGGAGCTGATCGATCGCTTCGGCGAACTTCCGGCGCCGATCCAGAAGACCGCCACCGTCGCGGTCGCCGCGTTCGCGGCCGGTGGACCCTTACTCCTCGCGCTCAGCGGCACGATCACCGCGGTCCACACGCTGAAGAACGCGATTACCGCGCTCTACTCCGTGCAGGTGCTCGGCGGACTCTCCAGCTTGGCGTCTCGCATCCTGGCGGTGAAATCAGCGGCCCTCCTGGTCTCTGGGGCGGGTCTGGTTGCCGGGTCTGGGGCATTGCTGGCGGGCGCCATCGCCTACCGCGCCACGCCCGCGGCGCCGCCGCCGGCTGCGGCCTACGACTTCGCGCGCGAGAGCCAAGGACAGCGACCGACGAACATTGGGGGCGCGCGCGGGCTGATCGCGCTCGACCTGCAGGCGCTCCAGACGCTCGCGCGGGAGTACCAGACGGTTGGCCGAACCGCCGGCGTGGAGCTCGGGAAGGCCGAGCGCGCGACGCGCCAGCTGCTGGTGGCGACGCGCCAGGTGGTGACCGCGTGGACCGTGCCAATCGCCGCGCGCCCCGACACGATCGGCCATCTGCTCTTCGGTCGCGATCTGGGCAGCCTCAACGCGCGCTTCGAGAAGTTGTTTGCGCAGCCGTCGGTGACCCAAGGCGACCTTGTGGGGCCCGCGGTCCGTGAGAGCGTCTGGCGGTCGCTGTTCGGGTCGCCGCAGCAGATGGGCGCCGCGCTGTCGTCCACCGTGCTGCAGGCCGTCACGGGTGGCGGGAACGTCAGCCGGGCGCTCGGCGCCGGCTTGGGCGGCCAACTCGCGTCCGGGGTTGCGCAGTCGCTGACGCGGGAAGGGGGCAAGCTCGCCGGCACCGCCCTCGGAGGAGCCCTTGGCGCCGCGCTGCCCGTGGTGGGGAGCCTCGCCGGCGCCGCAATCGGCGGCCTCGTCAACAAGTTCTTTGGCCCGTCGAAAGGGGCGATCGCCGGGAAGCAAGCCGACGCCGACATCAAGGCGCTCCAGGATCGACTGCTGCAGACGTACGGATCGATCGACAACATCCGGAAGATCGGCGGTGCCGCGGGGGCCGCGCTCGCGGACGCCTGGGGCAGCAAGAACGTGCAGGGACTCGCGCACTTCCAGCGCCTGCTCGCGAACTTCGAGGGCACGCTCGCGGCCGTCCGGACGGACATCGAGGCCCTGGCGCGGACGAGTGCGGCCGGCGAGCTCGTGAGCCCCGAGCTGCTGCAGCGCCTGCTCGGTCAGCAGGACAACGCCGACGTGCAGGCGGCGCTGGCGGCCTTCCAGGGGAGCCAGCGGGACGCGGGCGTTGCGGGCCTGGGGGGCTTCGTGGCGGCGCGGGCCGAGCTCGGGGATCTCGCTGACACCGTCCTCCCGCTGACGGAGCGATCGGCCCTGGCCGCCGGCGCGGCGCTGGCCGCGTTCTTCGAGGAGTTCGACTCGCCGGTCGCGGCGCTCCAGGCCATGGGCCCGTCGCTCGCGAGCTGGCAGGCGCAGCTGGACGGCGCCGGCCTCTCCGGCGGCGCCGCGTTCGCGCACATCAGCGCGATGGCCTCGCTGGCCACCGACGAGATCGGCGGGCCGGTCACCAGCGCGGTGCTCGGCCTCGGCCAGGGCATGACGTCGCTGCACAACCTGGGGCTGCTCAATCAGGACACCTACGGTGGGCTGACGGAGCTGATGGGGACAGGCTTCTCGAGCCTCACCGACAAGGGGTTTGATGTCCACCAGATCATGACCCTCTGGCGGAAGCCGCTCCAAACCGCGTGGGAGCTGCAGCAGGACTTCGGGTTCGAAACGGACGAAACGACGCAGTCGCTCATCGACCAGGCCGAGTCCTCTGGCCTCATTGGCGATAAGTTCCGGCCGGCTGCGGATCGCATGGCGGCGGGCATTGACAAACTGGTGGCGCGGCTCGACGAGTTCTTGTCGCGCCTTACTGGCGGCGTCACTGAGGAGGCCCAGACCGCCGCCGGCGTCCTGGTCGACACGTTCACCAACATGCGGATGCCGACCGTCCGCGTGCCGGTGATCTTCGACGTGGACGACTCTCCGGGATCAGGTGGCGCCGTGGTGCACGTGCCGGGCGCGGCGCGCGGCGGCATCGTGGCCCGGCCGACGCTGCTCGTGGCCGGCGAGGCCGGGGCCGAGGCGATCATCCCGCTCGATCAGCTCAGGTCCGTCGTCGGCGCGGGTGCTGGCGACGTGTACTTGGACAGCGAGAAGGTGGGGCGGGTGATCTGGCGCGAGGGCGCGACGCGGTTCGGGGCCGCGGGAGCCTGGTGA